From the genome of Peptoniphilus sp. ING2-D1G:
GTGCCTTTTATTGGGAAGATCGCCGTGAGTTACTTGAAGTACATTCACTACATAGGGACTGAATATTTCTTTGACAAGTCGGATTTTTATCTTTTGGGGAGAAGGGCTTCCTTTGAAAAAATGGAAGACTACGGCAGAAAATACCGAGAAAACTTGGAAAGGGAAAAGATCAGAAGAGAAGAGCAAAGAAGAAAAGCTCAAGAGGAAGAATTCAGGAGAAGATTTGAAGACTTCGGAGGGTTTCATACCTATACCTTTGATGATTTTGACAATTTCGAGGAATTTTTCAGAGATGCGGGATACGGAAATTATCAGGGCGATTATGGCGGAAACTATCAAAACCGAGGCGGAAATTACCAAAACACGGGAGGCTCAATGAGCTTTAAAGCTCAGTACGAAAAATCCTGCAATATTTTGGGAGTAAATTACAATGCGGACAAGTACGAAATCAAGTTGGCATATAAAAAGATGGCGAAATTATACCATCCCGACATAAACAAAGAACCGGGGGCAACGGAAAAGTTCCAGGAAATAAACAACGCCTATGATTTTCTATCAGATGAAAATATAGAAAGATATAAAAAACTGCAATAGAAGAGGTGAACAAAGGACAGGTAAAATAAATGCCCGCAATCTACGGAATATTCCAATTTGATAATAAGTGTTATAGGATTGATGATAGCCATATATGCCTATGTTCACAGAAAAAGATAGGATTTTTGGCAAAGATATTGTAAATTGTAAAATTTACAATATCTTTATAAAGAAAAAGTTACTTAGATAAAATAAATTTATCTAAGTAACTTGGTCATGGTCGGGATGAAAGGATTTGAACCTTCGACCCCATGCACCCCATACATGTGCGCTACCGGGCTGCGCTACATCCCGACAAGGATATAAAATTATAAAATAGTTTTTTAAATAGATAGTACTTTCAGAATGGTCGGGATGAAAGGATTTGAACCTTCGACCCCATGCTCCCGAAGCATGTGCGCTACCAAACTGCGCTACATCCCGATGTCAGAATGAAATTATAACATAATATTTACAATTATTCAACGGTGAAATTATGAATAAAGTCAATTACAACATAAAGATGAAAAATATAATAAGTGAATTGAATTCAAAAAAATCTTTGTTATTGCACTCCTGTTGTGCTCCTTGTTCCAGTGCTGTCTTAGAAAGATTGAGGGAATATTTTGACATTACGGTTTTATATTACAATCCTAATTTGGATTCGCAAAGGGAATTCGAAAGGCGAGTGGAGGAACAAAAAAGACTGTTGGGACAACTCAATTCGGAGATAGAGTTGCTGATAATAGATTATGAACCGGAGCAATACTACGAGGCTATAAAAGGACATGAGAAGGACGAGGAAGGCGGAGAAAGATGTAGCATATGTTTTGATCTAAGGTTGGATAAGACTGCAAAAATAGCCAAGGAAAAAAACTTTGATTTCTTTACAACGACTTTATCCATCAGCCCACATAAAAACTCACAAGTGTTAAACAAAATAGGATGTGAGATTTCACAAAAATACGGTATCCGCTATCTTTATTCGGATTTTAAGAAGGAAGAAGGATACAAGAGATCCATAGAACTGTCAAAGGAGTATGATTTATACAGACAGGATTATTGCGGTTGCATTTATTCAAAGGTACAAAAATATTAATATTCTATTAAAAATTATTTATAAAAATAAAATCTCAGTCGTCAATTAACTGAGATTTTTTATTAACCCCGGTTCGACAGGGGTCAGTTGATATTTTGATGTTATATGGTTTTTAGGGGCGGATGTTTTCATCCGCCCGTTATATATCATTTTTGTTTTAACAAGTATTCCAATATTTGAATTGTGTTAAGTGCGGCGCCTTTTCTGGTGTTGTCGGCGACTGAGATGAAGTTGATTCCGTTTTCAACTGAATAGTCACGTCTTATTCTGCCGACATAGACTTCATCTTTGCCTGTGGTTACTATGGGCATGGGATAAATGTTGTTTTTTACATCATCATAAAGTACAATCCCTTCTTCCTTATCAAAGAGTTCAAATATATCCTTTAGTTCAAAGGGTTTTTCAGTTTCGACAGCCATGGAGACCATATGAGATTCAAATACGGGGATTCTAACTGTAGTAGCGGTAATTCTGATATCTTGATCTCCTAAAATCTTTCTGGTTTCATTGACCATTTTCATTTCTTCCTTTGAATATCCGTCTTCAAGAAAATCATCGATATGTGGCAGGGCATTGCCCGCTATTTGGTAAGGATAGAATTTATTTTTGCCGGCCCACAAGCCTGTTTTCAAATCTTCAATGCCGTTTACCCCTGATCCGGAGACGGCTTGATATGTGCTGTAAACTATTCTTTTTATTCCATATTCTCTATAAATCGGATAAAGAGGAACTACCGATTGGATAGTGGAACAATTGGGGCTGGCGATTATTTTTTGTCCGAGAGCTTTATCTCCATTTATTTCAGGAACAACTAAGGGTTTATCGTCATGCATTCTAAATCCCGAGGAGTTGTCGATAACGGTTATTCCCATTTCTGCAGCTATGGGACTAAATTTTAACGAAAGATGAGAATCAAGAGCACAAAGAGCATATTCGATATTTTTGCCCTTTAAGTTTTCTTCAGTCAATTCTTCAACGGTATATTCTTCGCCTTTAAATTCTATTTTTTTGCCGGCAGAATTTGCCGAAGAGAAAAAGTAAATGTTCTCGATATCAATATTTCTTTCTTCCAGAATACTTCTCATTTTTTGGCCCACAAGTCCGGTAGATCCAAAAATTGCAAGATTTATTTTGCTCAAAATCAACACCCTTTCCTTTTAATTCAGCTAAAATAATATCATTTAATCCTGTTGTTGTCAAATTTAATGTTTGTAAAATAGCGATTTTAAGGGAAGCATTAGAAGAAATATGCTCATTGGAACTCAATATTATGTTATAATCGAAAAAGGAATAAATACAAGGAGAATATAGATGATAGAAATAGCTTTATTGGGATTTGGAACTGTGGGCAAAGGAACTTATGAAATCATAAAAAAAAGATCCGAGCAAATAAAAAAAGTTCTGAAGGATGAACTTAAAGTATCCAAAATACTTGTAAGAAATACGGCAAAATACAAGGGAGAAGAGAATGTTTTCACAGATGATTATGATGAGATATTAAAGGATGATAATATTTCATTGGTTTGTGAAATGACAGGAGACTTGGAGAACAGCTATAGATATATAAGGGATGCGCTAAAGGCAAAGAAACACGTCGTCACTTCCAACAAAGCCGTTGTAAGTGAAAATCTGTCCTACTTCGTAGATTTGGCTGATGAAAATGAAGTAAATTTTTTATTTGAGGCATCTGTGGGAGGTTCAATACCAATTATAACACCGCTGATATCTCAATGCGTGATCAATGATATTCACAGAGTCAGAGGAATTTTAAACGGGACGAGCAACTTTATACTGTCCAAGATGTACAACGAAAATTTATCCTATGAAGATGTTCTGAAGGAGGCTCAAGCTTTGGGATATGCAGAAGCCGATCCCTATGAAGATGTAGAGGGAATAGATGCCCTTAGAAAACTTAAAATACTCAGCTCCATAGCTTTTTGCAAGGACATTGAAAACAGCGAGATTTTGTCAGAGGGAATATCTTCCATACTGCCTGTGGACATAGAAGTCTTTAAAGAAAAAGGATTTAAGATAAAACTTGTTGCGGAGTCCTTTTTAGATGAGAATAAATATGCCCTGATTGTTGAACCTGTGTTGGTTGAATCGGAGGATCCCCTTTATTTTATAGAGGGAAGCAACAATATTGTTGAAATATTCGCAGACAACTATTCGAGTTTGTCTTTTATGGGAGAAGGCGCAGGGAAACTTCCAACGGGCAATGCTGTAGTCATAGACATAATTGATTCGCTGTTATCAAATAACTTGAAATTTAAATTGGATAATACAAAAATAAAATGTGTCGGAAAATTCAAAGGTTCTTACTATGTCAGAACGAAGGAAAAAATAGATGAAAATTTATTGGAAGAATTCTTTGAAAGGGATGGTTTTGTAATTTCAAGAACAAAGATGATCGACAGAGATAAACTAAAAATGGAACTTCGAAAATTCCGAGATGAAGACTGCTTCATAGCGAGATTTGAAAGGGAGGATTTAGCATGAGAGTATCTATTACATCGAAAATACCGGCAAATATTTTAAAGAAAATTAAAGAAAATTTCGAGGTAAAATATCACGACTCCGAGACTCCCCTTTCCAAGGCTGAAATAATAGAAGGTCTTGCGGATTGTGATGCTTTAGTATGTCCTCTTTCCGATAAAATTGACGAAGAAATAATAGATGGAGCGGTGGATTTAAAAATCATAGCCAATTACGGGGCGGGATTTGACAATATAGATATAAATGCGGCGGCAAAGAGAAATATTGTCGTAACCAATGCGCCTGCGCCCTCTTCTGCAGTTTCCACTGCAGAACTTACCTTTGCACTTATTTTGATGATTGCAAGAGACATGCTCAGAGCTGAAAAAAACTTAAGAGATGGCAATTTCAAAGGTTGGCGACCGACTTATTTTTTGGGCGAACAGTTAAAATCAAAGACCTTGGGAATAATAGGTCTTGGAAATATAGGTAAAAATCTTGCGAAAAGGGCTCTCAGCTTTGAAATGAATGTAGTTTATCACTCCAGAAACAGAAAAGAGGACGTGGAAAATTTAGGAGTTAAATACATGGAAAGGGACGATTTGATAAGAAGTGCGGATTTTTTAAGCTTGCACACTGCCTTTTCTCCGGAACTCAGACACATGATTTCAGACAGAGAATTTGAGCTTATGCCCGAAAGTGCTTACTTGATCAATGCGGCAAGGGGACCCCTTGTAGATGAAAGGGCGCTGATATGCGCCTTGACGGAGGGCAAAATCAGGGGGGCGGCTCTTGATGTCTATGAATTTGAACCGAAGATTTCAGATGAGCTTTTAGAGCTCGAAAATGTAGTACTGATGCCTCACTTAGGCAATGCAACATATGATGCCAGAAGGGAAATGGGAGAGGCTGTTCTTGATAATTTGATGGATTTTAAAGAAGGACAAAGACCGAGAAATAAAGTCAACTAATAGATTGGAGGAAATTATGAAATTAGGATTTGGCTCAGATCATGCCGGATATGAACTCAAAGAGAAATTAAAGAAGTATTTAGAAGATAAGGGATATGAGTGTGTGGATTATGGAACTCACAGCACGGAAAGAGTGGATTATCCCGACTTCGGAAAAATCGTCGGAGAAAAGGTAGCGGCGGGAGAAGTGGATAAGGGTGTGCTTGTATGCGGTACGGGCGTTGGAATTTCCCTTGCTGCAAATAAGATAAAGGGCATAAGGGCGTGCGTATGTTCTGAACCCTATACGGCCATGATGAGCGCAAGGCACAATAATGCAAATATAATAGCCATGGGCGGAAGAGTTGTCGGAGAAGACTTGGCTAAAATGATAGTTGACAGTTTTTTGGAAAGTAAATTTGAAGGCGGTAGGCATAAAATGAGAGTTGATAAGATTATCGCTATAGAAAATGATGAAGAAATATGAAATTAAAGACTTTAATACTTTCTGTGTTATTATCCTTGATGATAGTTATAAAAGTCGGGGCGGCAAGTGCGCTTAATGTTTCGGCTAAGGATGAAAACACAGATGTTTTAAAAAATGCAATCGACGGATATTCCATTGAAATACCCAAGGGTGCAAAGGTTAATATAAATGAGAACAACTTTAGAACTCAGGTGAATTTTGAAAATGTAAATATAAAAATTTTTCTTGAAAATTTAAAAAAGGAAATAGATTATAAAGAGTATAGAAATTATTCTTTGTTAGGGATAAAAAACACGAGCAATGAGCATATAATCACCGGAGAGGAAGGACTGATCTTAAATGATAGAGAGTCCTATTATATAGAATTCAACAGGAGAAAACTGACGGAAGTGCCCAAGGATAAAAATCATTATCTTATAATTTTTCAAAAAATAGCTTCCGATAAAGCTATGACTTTCATGGTCAAGTCTGATAAACTGGTTGATAAAGAGAGAGTTTTTTCAATGATTTCCTCTGTGAAATTCGATGTAAATAAAGTGGAGAATTCCATAAAGAAGGTGCCTAATGATATGAAAATAATCAACGATACACTTAAGGGTGCGGATTATTGGAGTGACGATACGAAAAAACTCTACAGAGATGATTTTTTGGAAAGCACCGAAAGAAAATGGGGGATTTTTGTAAATACTTTTTGGAACAGTCAAAACTTCAATAAGATAGAAAAAGAGATAGGACATCGTTTTAAATACTTGCTTTTGTATCATGATACGAGATTTAGCAATGAAATATACTCCGACGCTGTAAAGTTTGCAAGGGTGAGAGGCTCCTATATTGAATTTACTTTTCAAACTCAAATGAAAGATGGAAAAAATGAAATTTATGACGTTCTTCAAGGCAAAGAAGAGGATTTCATAAGGGAAATGGCAAAGAAAATAAAAGTGGCGGGACACCCTGTCTTTTTTAGAATCGGCAATGAAATGAACGGTGATTGGTGCAGTTACTGCGCATATAATACGGGACTTGATTCAGATATCTATGTGTATTTATACGATTACATATACAGGATATTTGCAGAAGAGGGTGCAAATAAATACGTCATATATGTATTTAATCCCAACGGAAAGAGTTTTCCGGATTTCAGATACAATGACGAATCGATGTACAGACCTCATCACACGAAGTATCAAGTTCTGGGTCTTACTCTTTACAACACGGGAAATTACTATCCGGGAGAGTATTGGACAGATTTTGAGTCGCTATATAAGGACCTATACAAGCATTCTTTGAAAAATTACGACAAGCCCATGATGATTACTGAATTTGCCTCAAGTACCATAGGAGGAGATAAAATTGCTTGGACAGAGGATATGTTCAATGTAATCGAAGAGAAATTTCCTGAAATAAAGGTGGCGATTTGGTTTAGCGGAGTAGATTTAGATCAATGGGGACAGCCGGCGAGAATTTACGACATTACTGAACCTAAAGAAGTTTTAAATGTTTTTAAGAAATATTTGAGAAAGTAAAGAATATCACTTGACAAATGTTTTTATCCCTGATACTGTAGTAAACAATTAAATAAAGTTAATCAATAGCAAAAGAGGTCGCAGGTTACATTTAAAAGGGTAACTTGCCGAAGCGAAAGCTGGGGGTACGCAAAATATGCGTATCACTGTTAATTTAATTAAGCCCATTTTAAATTAGGGAGCTTTTGTTATTGAGGGCAGAAGGACTATATCGACCATGAGTGCTTTTGCTCATGGTCTTTTTGTATATGGTCTTTGGAGGATTTATGAAAACAAAGGTAATGAAATTCGGAGGAAGCAGCCTTGCAACCGCACAAAAAATTAAAGATGTGGCTAAAATCCTCGTGGATAAAAAACGGGATTTAAACAATATAGTGTGTGTAGTAAGTGCCATGGGAGATACCACAGATGATTTGATTGAACTTTCTTACAAAATTTCGCAAAAACCCGACAAAAGAGAGATGGACAGACTTATTTCCACAGGAGAGATGATTTCAATAGCGCTATTGTCAATGGCCATTGGAGAGTTGGGGGTTAAGGCGATATCCTTAACAGGTGAACAGGCGGGATTTAGAACGGCGGGAAGACACGGATTTTCTAAAATTTTGGATGTTGACACAACTCTTGTGGAGAAAAAATTAAAAGAAGGATATATAGTAATAGTTGCGGGATTTCAAGGCGTGAATTCAGCGGGAGATATAACCACACTGGGAAGAGGGGGAAGCGATACGTCGGCTGTTGCCTTAGCTGCAAAACTCGGCTGTGATTGCGAAGTCTATACGGATGTGTACGGGATTTATTCCGTGGATCCGAGAATTCATAAATCAGCTAAGAAACTGGAACATCTCTCCTACTTGGAAGCCATGGAGATGGCAAATTTAGGAGCGAAGGTCATCGATCCGAGAGCTGTTGAAATTGCCCAAAAGTACGAAGTGCAATTGTATATTGCACACAACAGCACAAAGATCATGGGTACTTATATAGATAAGGAGAATAATGTGGAACAAAGTATAATTTCTAATCTCTCAATACAGGATAATATCTTGCTGGTGGACAAAAAATTGCAGAAGGATGAAACAACTGCGGAACTTTTTTCAAAACTGGCAGGTAAGGATATAAACATAGATGTGATTTCTCAAAAGGATATAGAAGAAGACAGATATATAACATTTACATCACTTATAGACGAAAAAGATTTAATAATGGATATATCGGATGATTTTCATTTCAAGGAAAATGTATCAAAGGTGAGTTTAATCGGGAATGCCATGAGAAATCAACCGGGAGTTGCAGCGAGAGTTTTTGAACTTTTAAATGCAAATAATGTTGATTTTTATCAAGTGTCCACATCGGAAATTTCAATATCCTATATAGTGGATACGATAAATACAAATAAAGTAGTTAAATTGTTGGTGAAGGAATTTGATCTTTAGGAGGGAAAAGTATGAGTATATTTACAGGTAGTGGAGTTGCGATTATAACGCCGTTTAAGGAAAACATGGATGTGGATTTTGAAAAGCTTGGAGAATTGATTGAATTTCAAATCTATTCAGGAACAGATGCAATTGTAGTAGTAGGTACTACAGGAGAAGCATCTACCCTTACAGATGAAGAACAAGCTGAAGTTGTTGATTTCACCGTAAAAAAAGTAAATGGAAGAATACCCGTAGTAGCAGGAGCGGGCTCCAATGACACAAGACACGGAGTCAATCTTTCAAAAATGTGTGAAGCTGCAGGAGCCGATGCCCTTTTGCAAGTGACACCCTATTATAACAAGACTTCTCAAAAGGGGCTTTTAATGCATTACGAAGCTATAGACAAAGCGGTTAAAATCCCCAATATAGCTTATTCAGTTCCGGGAAGAACTTCAATGCACATAGAACCTGAAACAGTGAAGGCTTTATCGGAAATGGATAATTTTGTAGCTCTTAAAGATGCTACGGGAAATTTGGCATACACTGCAAAGGTCAAAAGTCTTGTCGGAGATGATTTCGATATTTATTCCGGAAATGACGATGTAGTTGTACCGGTGCTTTCTCTTGGAGGCAAGGGAGTAATTTCCGTTTGGGCGAATATATTTCCCAAGGCGGTGCACAAGATGTGTCATGATTTCTTTGCGGGAGATATTAAATCAGCGGCACAAATTCAAGTGAATTACAAAAAATTTATAGATGCGTTGTTTATGGAACCCAGTCCAATACCACTTAAGGCGGCTATGAATATAAAAGGGTTCGACGTAGGAGGACTCAGACTTCCTCTTTGTGATGCAAGTGAAAAAACAGTTGAAACCCTAAAGGAAATAATGGAAGAATTAGGTGAATGATGAAAATTTTTTTATCGGGAATAACAGGCGCCATGGGGCGTACAATTATAAATACCGTCGATGAAGATGAGGTGGTTGCAGGATTTGCCGGACGAATGGGAGAAGTTGACGGATTAAAAGTATATGGATACTTAGACGAGGTTGTGGAAGATTTCGATGTAATAATAGACTTTTCAAACAAATTCTGCACAAGGGACGTTCTGAATTTCGCCTTAGAAAATAAAAAACCCTTGGTAATTGCAACTACGGGAATAGAAGAAGATGTGGTGAAAATGATAGAAGAAGCATCGGAGGATATACCCATAGTATTTTCTTCAAATATGAGCATCGGGGTAAACACCATAGACATAATTTTAGAAAAACTCGTAGGAATGCTTGAAGGATTTGACATTGAAATCATAGAAAAACACCATAATCAAAAAGTGGACAGCCCCAGCGGAACGGCAAAGATGTTTTTTAATACCATAAAAAGAAACAGAGATGTCTATCCTGTTTACGACAGAACGGATGTACATGAAAAAAGAAAAAAAGAAGAAGTGGGTATTTCAGTAATAAGAGGCGGCACAATCACCGGAGAACACAGCGTTATATTTGCGGGAGAAGACGAGGTATTGGAAATAAAACATTCCGCAGGCTCTAAAAAAATCTTTGCAAAGGGCGCAATACTTGCAGCAAGATATTTATTGAATAAAGACAAGGGATTATACAATATGCGAGATGTACTGGGAGTTGAAAAATGATAAGACTTGGAATTGTAGGATATGGCAATCTTGGCAGGGCTACCAGATTTTTAATTGAAAAGGAAAAGGATTTAAAGTTGGTGAAAATTTTTACAAGGAGAAATCCCGAGACTTTCAATGACGATCTCTTTGAATCACTGGAAAAAATTAAAAATTATGTTGAAGATATTGATATTTTAATTTTAACCTTAGGTTCAGCAAAGGATATTCCTGAACTTGCTCCAAGAATTTTAAAAAATTTCAATACTGTGGATTGTTATGACAATCACGCTGAAATTCCGCATTATTTTGAAAAAATGAACGAAATTGCAAAATTAAACAAAAAGTGCGCCTTCATATCCACAGGTTGGGATCCGGGACTTTTTTCCTTGAACAGAATGGTTGCAGAGGCGATACTAACAGAGGGAAACACCTATACCTTTTGGGGCAAGGGGGTTTCTCAAGGACACAGCGACGCAGTAAGGAGAATTGACGGGGTAAAAAAAGCTGTTCAATACACCATACCCAAAGAGGAAATACTAAACAATATAAAGGCTCAAAGAGGC
Proteins encoded in this window:
- the dapA gene encoding 4-hydroxy-tetrahydrodipicolinate synthase (Catalyzes the condensation of (S)-aspartate-beta-semialdehyde [(S)-ASA] and pyruvate to 4-hydroxy-tetrahydrodipicolinate (HTPA); High confidence in function and specificity) codes for the protein MSIFTGSGVAIITPFKENMDVDFEKLGELIEFQIYSGTDAIVVVGTTGEASTLTDEEQAEVVDFTVKKVNGRIPVVAGAGSNDTRHGVNLSKMCEAAGADALLQVTPYYNKTSQKGLLMHYEAIDKAVKIPNIAYSVPGRTSMHIEPETVKALSEMDNFVALKDATGNLAYTAKVKSLVGDDFDIYSGNDDVVVPVLSLGGKGVISVWANIFPKAVHKMCHDFFAGDIKSAAQIQVNYKKFIDALFMEPSPIPLKAAMNIKGFDVGGLRLPLCDASEKTVETLKEIMEELGE
- a CDS encoding Glyoxylate reductase (Glycolate + NAD(+) <=> glyoxylate + NADH; High confidence in function and specificity) — protein: MRVSITSKIPANILKKIKENFEVKYHDSETPLSKAEIIEGLADCDALVCPLSDKIDEEIIDGAVDLKIIANYGAGFDNIDINAAAKRNIVVTNAPAPSSAVSTAELTFALILMIARDMLRAEKNLRDGNFKGWRPTYFLGEQLKSKTLGIIGLGNIGKNLAKRALSFEMNVVYHSRNRKEDVENLGVKYMERDDLIRSADFLSLHTAFSPELRHMISDREFELMPESAYLINAARGPLVDERALICALTEGKIRGAALDVYEFEPKISDELLELENVVLMPHLGNATYDARREMGEAVLDNLMDFKEGQRPRNKVN
- the lysC gene encoding Aspartokinase (Catalyzes the phosphorylation of the beta-carboxyl group of aspartic acid with ATP to yield 4-phospho-L-aspartate, which is involved in the branched biosynthetic pathway leading to the biosynthesis of amino acids threonine, isoleucine and methionine; High confidence in function and specificity): MKTKVMKFGGSSLATAQKIKDVAKILVDKKRDLNNIVCVVSAMGDTTDDLIELSYKISQKPDKREMDRLISTGEMISIALLSMAIGELGVKAISLTGEQAGFRTAGRHGFSKILDVDTTLVEKKLKEGYIVIVAGFQGVNSAGDITTLGRGGSDTSAVALAAKLGCDCEVYTDVYGIYSVDPRIHKSAKKLEHLSYLEAMEMANLGAKVIDPRAVEIAQKYEVQLYIAHNSTKIMGTYIDKENNVEQSIISNLSIQDNILLVDKKLQKDETTAELFSKLAGKDINIDVISQKDIEEDRYITFTSLIDEKDLIMDISDDFHFKENVSKVSLIGNAMRNQPGVAARVFELLNANNVDFYQVSTSEISISYIVDTINTNKVVKLLVKEFDL
- a CDS encoding putative DnaJ domain protein (High confidence in function and specificity) translates to MNKILGHMYKFVGILIDYILRAVIFVVNALVSVFKSFREMLGLILSMGGCLFIMLLFNPFVLYSILRNPLLMTLIMLSIVVPFIGKIAVSYLKYIHYIGTEYFFDKSDFYLLGRRASFEKMEDYGRKYRENLEREKIRREEQRRKAQEEEFRRRFEDFGGFHTYTFDDFDNFEEFFRDAGYGNYQGDYGGNYQNRGGNYQNTGGSMSFKAQYEKSCNILGVNYNADKYEIKLAYKKMAKLYHPDINKEPGATEKFQEINNAYDFLSDENIERYKKLQ
- a CDS encoding Hypothetical protein (High confidence in function and specificity), whose product is MNKVNYNIKMKNIISELNSKKSLLLHSCCAPCSSAVLERLREYFDITVLYYNPNLDSQREFERRVEEQKRLLGQLNSEIELLIIDYEPEQYYEAIKGHEKDEEGGERCSICFDLRLDKTAKIAKEKNFDFFTTTLSISPHKNSQVLNKIGCEISQKYGIRYLYSDFKKEEGYKRSIELSKEYDLYRQDYCGCIYSKVQKY
- a CDS encoding ribose 5-phosphate isomerase B (Ribose 5-phosphate isomerase forms a homodimer and catalyses the interconversion of D-ribose 5-phosphate and D-ribulose 5-phosphate in the non-oxidative branch of the pentose phosphate pathway. This reaction permits the synthesis of ribose from other sugars, as well as the recycling of sugars from nucleotide breakdown. Two unrelated enzymes can catalyse this reaction: RpiA (found in most organisms) and RpiB (found in some bacteria and eukaryotes). RpiB is also involved in metabolism of the rare sugar, allose, in addition to ribose sugars; High confidence in function and specificity): MKLGFGSDHAGYELKEKLKKYLEDKGYECVDYGTHSTERVDYPDFGKIVGEKVAAGEVDKGVLVCGTGVGISLAANKIKGIRACVCSEPYTAMMSARHNNANIIAMGGRVVGEDLAKMIVDSFLESKFEGGRHKMRVDKIIAIENDEEI
- the asd gene encoding Aspartate-semialdehyde dehydrogenase (Catalyzes the NADPH-dependent formation of L-aspartate-semialdehyde (L-ASA) by the reductive dephosphorylation of L-aspartyl-4-phosphate; High confidence in function and specificity) codes for the protein MILSKINLAIFGSTGLVGQKMRSILEERNIDIENIYFFSSANSAGKKIEFKGEEYTVEELTEENLKGKNIEYALCALDSHLSLKFSPIAAEMGITVIDNSSGFRMHDDKPLVVPEINGDKALGQKIIASPNCSTIQSVVPLYPIYREYGIKRIVYSTYQAVSGSGVNGIEDLKTGLWAGKNKFYPYQIAGNALPHIDDFLEDGYSKEEMKMVNETRKILGDQDIRITATTVRIPVFESHMVSMAVETEKPFELKDIFELFDKEEGIVLYDDVKNNIYPMPIVTTGKDEVYVGRIRRDYSVENGINFISVADNTRKGAALNTIQILEYLLKQK
- a CDS encoding hypothetical protein (High confidence in function and specificity), which translates into the protein MKLKTLILSVLLSLMIVIKVGAASALNVSAKDENTDVLKNAIDGYSIEIPKGAKVNINENNFRTQVNFENVNIKIFLENLKKEIDYKEYRNYSLLGIKNTSNEHIITGEEGLILNDRESYYIEFNRRKLTEVPKDKNHYLIIFQKIASDKAMTFMVKSDKLVDKERVFSMISSVKFDVNKVENSIKKVPNDMKIINDTLKGADYWSDDTKKLYRDDFLESTERKWGIFVNTFWNSQNFNKIEKEIGHRFKYLLLYHDTRFSNEIYSDAVKFARVRGSYIEFTFQTQMKDGKNEIYDVLQGKEEDFIREMAKKIKVAGHPVFFRIGNEMNGDWCSYCAYNTGLDSDIYVYLYDYIYRIFAEEGANKYVIYVFNPNGKSFPDFRYNDESMYRPHHTKYQVLGLTLYNTGNYYPGEYWTDFESLYKDLYKHSLKNYDKPMMITEFASSTIGGDKIAWTEDMFNVIEEKFPEIKVAIWFSGVDLDQWGQPARIYDITEPKEVLNVFKKYLRK
- a CDS encoding homoserine dehydrogenase (L-homoserine + NAD(P)+ = L-aspartate 4-semialdehyde + NAD(P)H; High confidence in function and specificity); its protein translation is MIEIALLGFGTVGKGTYEIIKKRSEQIKKVLKDELKVSKILVRNTAKYKGEENVFTDDYDEILKDDNISLVCEMTGDLENSYRYIRDALKAKKHVVTSNKAVVSENLSYFVDLADENEVNFLFEASVGGSIPIITPLISQCVINDIHRVRGILNGTSNFILSKMYNENLSYEDVLKEAQALGYAEADPYEDVEGIDALRKLKILSSIAFCKDIENSEILSEGISSILPVDIEVFKEKGFKIKLVAESFLDENKYALIVEPVLVESEDPLYFIEGSNNIVEIFADNYSSLSFMGEGAGKLPTGNAVVIDIIDSLLSNNLKFKLDNTKIKCVGKFKGSYYVRTKEKIDENLLEEFFERDGFVISRTKMIDRDKLKMELRKFRDEDCFIARFEREDLA